In the genome of Notamacropus eugenii isolate mMacEug1 chromosome 5, mMacEug1.pri_v2, whole genome shotgun sequence, one region contains:
- the LOC140508737 gene encoding olfactory receptor 51V1-like isoform X2 — protein MDIFLKTNLDTSTFLLTGFPGLEQSYVWIAIPFSSIYAMVLLGNCLILHVIRTEQSLHEPMFYFLAMLALTDLCMGLSTVHTVLGILWGLSSDISLNVCIGQSFFIHGLSFMESSVLLAMSFDRYIAICNPLRYSSILTNARIIKIGAVIIIRSFLFITPVIIRLKFFHYCRPHVLSHSFCLHQDLLRLTCSDIRFNSFYALGLVICTLMLDSVLILVSYVLILKSVLAIASREERLKSFQTCVSHICAVLVFYIPIISLTMVHRFGKHLSPIVHVLMGNIYILFPPLMNPVIYSVKTQQIRSKIQRFFSWQRY, from the exons ATGGATATATTTCTAAAGACAAATTTGGA CACCTCCACCTTCCTGCTCACAGGCTTTCCTGGCCTGGAACAGTCATATGTGTGGattgccatccccttctcctccatctaTGCCATGGTTCTTCTTGGGAATTGCCTGATACTCCATGTGATCAGGACTGAACAGAGTCTACATGAGCCCATGTTCTATTTCCTAGCCATGCTGGCCCTCACTGATCTGTGCATGGGTCTGTCCACTGTGCACACAGTCTTGGGGATCCTGTGGGGGCTCAGCAGTGACATCAGTTTGAATGTCTGTATTGGGCAGTCTTTCTTCATTCATGGTCTGTCCTTTATGGAATCTTCTGTTCTCCTTGCCATGTCCTTTGACCGTTACATTGCAATCTGCAACCCACTGCGCTACTCCTCTATCTTAACCAATGCCAGGATAATTAAGATTGGAGCAGTCATTATTATTAGGAGTTTCCTTTTTATCACTCCTGTCATCATCCGCCTTAAGTTCTTTCATTATTGCCGACCCCAtgttctctctcactccttctgTCTACACCAGGACCTGCTCCGCCTGACCTGTTCTGACATCCGCTTCAACAGTTTCTATGCACTGGGGCTCGTGATTTGTACTCTAATGCTAGACTCTGTCCTTATCCTTGTCTCTTATGTTCTAATTCTGAAATCTGTCTTGGCTATTGCATCTCGGGAAGAAAGGCTCAAATCTTTCCAGACGTGTGTCTCCCACATTTGTGCTGTGCTAGTCTTTTACATCCCCATCATTAGCCTAACTATGGTACACCGTTTTGGCAAGCATCTCTCTCCTATAGTGCATGTCCTCATGGGTAATATTtatattctctttcctcccttgatGAACCCAGTTATCTACAGTGTCAAGACCCAACAGATCCGAAGTAAGATACAGAGGTTCTTCTCATGGCAAAGGTACTGA
- the LOC140508737 gene encoding olfactory receptor 51V1-like isoform X1 has product MSTQPGHNFSTSTFLLTGFPGLEQSYVWIAIPFSSIYAMVLLGNCLILHVIRTEQSLHEPMFYFLAMLALTDLCMGLSTVHTVLGILWGLSSDISLNVCIGQSFFIHGLSFMESSVLLAMSFDRYIAICNPLRYSSILTNARIIKIGAVIIIRSFLFITPVIIRLKFFHYCRPHVLSHSFCLHQDLLRLTCSDIRFNSFYALGLVICTLMLDSVLILVSYVLILKSVLAIASREERLKSFQTCVSHICAVLVFYIPIISLTMVHRFGKHLSPIVHVLMGNIYILFPPLMNPVIYSVKTQQIRSKIQRFFSWQRY; this is encoded by the coding sequence ATGTCTACTCAACCTGGGCACAACTTCAGCACCTCCACCTTCCTGCTCACAGGCTTTCCTGGCCTGGAACAGTCATATGTGTGGattgccatccccttctcctccatctaTGCCATGGTTCTTCTTGGGAATTGCCTGATACTCCATGTGATCAGGACTGAACAGAGTCTACATGAGCCCATGTTCTATTTCCTAGCCATGCTGGCCCTCACTGATCTGTGCATGGGTCTGTCCACTGTGCACACAGTCTTGGGGATCCTGTGGGGGCTCAGCAGTGACATCAGTTTGAATGTCTGTATTGGGCAGTCTTTCTTCATTCATGGTCTGTCCTTTATGGAATCTTCTGTTCTCCTTGCCATGTCCTTTGACCGTTACATTGCAATCTGCAACCCACTGCGCTACTCCTCTATCTTAACCAATGCCAGGATAATTAAGATTGGAGCAGTCATTATTATTAGGAGTTTCCTTTTTATCACTCCTGTCATCATCCGCCTTAAGTTCTTTCATTATTGCCGACCCCAtgttctctctcactccttctgTCTACACCAGGACCTGCTCCGCCTGACCTGTTCTGACATCCGCTTCAACAGTTTCTATGCACTGGGGCTCGTGATTTGTACTCTAATGCTAGACTCTGTCCTTATCCTTGTCTCTTATGTTCTAATTCTGAAATCTGTCTTGGCTATTGCATCTCGGGAAGAAAGGCTCAAATCTTTCCAGACGTGTGTCTCCCACATTTGTGCTGTGCTAGTCTTTTACATCCCCATCATTAGCCTAACTATGGTACACCGTTTTGGCAAGCATCTCTCTCCTATAGTGCATGTCCTCATGGGTAATATTtatattctctttcctcccttgatGAACCCAGTTATCTACAGTGTCAAGACCCAACAGATCCGAAGTAAGATACAGAGGTTCTTCTCATGGCAAAGGTACTGA